In Cicer arietinum cultivar CDC Frontier isolate Library 1 chromosome 1, Cicar.CDCFrontier_v2.0, whole genome shotgun sequence, one DNA window encodes the following:
- the LOC105853017 gene encoding golgin candidate 5-like, with protein MLHKDIEDLQKRNQASERRCEELITQVLESTGPLLRQIEAMQETNARRSEAWATVERSLNSRLPEAGAKAATNELKERYMNDHLSQTLSRINVEAQVLQFLE; from the exons ATGCTTCACAAAGACATTGAGGATCTTCAAAAACGTAACCAG GCAAGTGAAAGACGGTGTGAAGAACTGATTACACAAGTTCTAGAATCCACAGGGCCTCTTTTAAGGCAAATTGAAGCCATGCAG GAAACAAATGCCAGAAGATCTGAAGCTTGGGCGACAGTTGAAAGATCTCTAAATTCTCGACTTCCG GAAGCCGGGGCTAAAGCTGCCACTAACGAGCTAAAAGAGCGATATATGAATGACCACTTATCTCAAACCTTGTCTCGAATTAATGTTGAGGCTCAGGTTCTACAATTTCTTGAATGA